A window of Aquibium oceanicum genomic DNA:
CCGTCGGCCTGTCGCTGGCACTGCGGGCGCTGGAAAGGCGGCTGCGGCGCGCCCAGGAATTGAAAGGATCGTCATGAACGACAAACGCGCCCTCGATCTCGTCTATGCCGCGAGCACACCGGAAGAACTGGCCGACGCCTATGCCGCCTGGGCGGCAAGCTATGACCGCGAGACGGCGGAACTCGGCTACTGCCTTCCCTTCCTGATCACGAGCTGGGTCACCCGCCACGTCGCGAAGGGCGACGGGCCGTTGCTCGACGTCGGCTGCGGGACCGGCCTGACCGGGCCGTACCTCAAGGCGCTCGGCCATGAGGCCATCGAAGGGCTCGACCTGTCGGCCGACATGCTGCGCATCGCGGAAAGCCGAGGAGCCTATACGGCTCTCAAACAAGCGGAGCTCGGCAAGGACCTCCCGTGGCAGGACGGCCATTTCCGGGCGGTGTTCTCCACCGGCGTCTTCACCGAGGGGCATGCGCCGGCGACCGCGGTCGACGAGATCGTGAGGATCACGAGACCGGGCGGCCACGTCATCCTCACGGTTCGCGACAGCATTCTCGAAACGGCCGGCTTCCTCGCCAGGTTCTCCGACCTGGAAGCGTCGGGGAAGTGGCGCTCCGTCGAGGAGAGCCCGCCGTTCCGCGCCTTCGCCATCGCGGAACCGGAGGTATTGGTGAAGGCATTCGTCTTTCGGGTTTCCTGACCTCCGTCGCTGGCCCTCATTTCGGCATTGGAAGTCCCCGCGAAGTTCGAGGGGATTTCCCCGCGGCCCGGACCGTGCATACTGGCCGCATCTCCGCGATCCTGCCGAAGGCATCCACCGATGATCACGCTCACTGCCACCATCCGCTGCAAGCCAGGAGCGGAAGACGTAGTGCGGGCGGCCCTGGTTGAGGTCGGCGACTTCGCGGCGAAGAACGAGCCGCGCACCCTTTCCTTCTTCGTCACCGCCGGCGACACGCCAGGCGTCTTCGTCACCCACGAGCGCTTCGCGGACCGTGCCGCGATGGAGGCTCACAACGCAGGCGCCGGCTCGAAGGGCTTCTTCGCAGCGACGGAGGGTTTGCTTGCCGGCGTCGACGTCGTTACCGGCTCCGAGATATTTCCCCCGACCTGAGCCTGCCGGGGAACTCGGCGCTTTCCCGGCAATTTGCCTACTCGCGCAGGTTCATGATGCAAGAACTACTCGACGACATCGGCCACACGACATGGCTCCCCTTCTCCGTGATCGCCGGGAGACTGGCCCTGGCCGCTGTCCTCGGAGGCATGGTCGGGTTCGAGCGCGAGTGGCGGGAACGGCCGGCGGGGCTGCGCACGCACATACTGGTCTGCCTCGCCGCGGCGATCGTGGCCATCCTGTCGATCGAAATCACCCATTCCAGCTATTTCGACGGCGAGAACGTCCGCATCGACCCGATCCGCCTGATCGAAGCCGTGACCGCGGGGGTAGCCTTTCTGGCGGCGGGCCTGATTGTCTTTGCGAAAGGCGAGATCCATGGGCTGACCACGGGCGCAGGCATGTGGCTTGCGGGTGCGATCGGGCTTGCCTGCGGGCTCGGATACTGGAGCATCGCGGTCTATGCGACGGTGCTGGCGCTGATCGTTCTCGTGCTTCTGCGCCTGGTGGAGAAGAAGCTCAACATGAAGGAAGAAGGCGACGGCCTCAACGGACCGTCGCGCGGCGAGACGGAGCGGCCGGCGGCCGGGAGCAGGAAGCCCAAGCGCTGACGCGAACCATTTGCTGGCGGCCCCCAATGTTGCTATGTGACGGGCCATGGAAGCACTTTTCGGCGACCCGACCTACAAGCGGTTCGTCCTGCAGGACCGGAAGCGCCTGCCGGCGCGCTTTTTCGCGCGCATCTCGGGACCGCTGAACGCGCGACTTCGTCCCGCCTGACGACGGCGCGATCGCCGCGCCGATTCCCGTTCGATACGCTTCACCGGAACAGTACAATGACCGCACCACGCACGCTCTACGACAAGATATTCGACGACCACGTCGTCGACCGCCAGGAAGACGGTACCTGCCTGCTCTACATCGACCGGCACCTCGTGCACGAGGTGACCAGCCCCCAGGCCTTCGAAGGCCTGCGCATGGCCGGGCGCCAGGTTCGCCACCCCGAAAAGACGCTCGCCGTCGTCGACCACAATGTGCCGACCTCGCCGGACCGCAAGTTCGGCATCAAGAACGAGGAAAGCCGCATCCAGGTCGATGCGCTCGCCACGAACGCCGCCGATTTCGGCATCGAGTATTACGACGCCGCCGACATGCGGCAGGGCATCGTCCACATCATCGGACCCGAGCAGGGCTTCACCCTGCCCGGCATGACGATCGTCTGCGGCGACAGCCACACCTCCACGCATGGCGCCTTCGGGGCGCTGGCGCACGGCATAGGCACGTCCGAGGTGGAGCACGTGCTCGCCACCCAGACGCTGATCCAGAACAAGGCCAAGAACATGCTGGTGCGCGTCGACGGCCAGCTGCCGGAAGGCGTCACCGCCAAGGACATCATCCTGGCCATTATCGGCGAGATCGGCACCGCCGGCGGCACGGGATACGTCATCGAGTATGCCGGCGAGGCGATCCGCTCGCTGTCAATGGAAGGCAGGATGACGGTCTGCAACATGTCGATCGAGGGCGGCGCGCGCGCCGGCTTGATCGCCCCCGACGAGAAGACCTACGAGTACATCAATGGCCGGCCCAAGGCGCCGACCGGCGCCGCCTGGGACATGGCCAAGGCCTATTGGGAAACGTTGAAGACCGACGAAGGCGCGCATTTCGACAAGGTCGTCGTGCTCAACGCGGCGGAACTGCCGCCCGTGGTGACCTGGGGCTCCTCGCCCGAGGACGTGATCTCGGTGACCGGCGTCGTGCCAAACCCCGATGACATCGCGGACGAGAACAAGCGCAACTCGAAGCGCCGCGCCTTGGAATACATGGGCCTCCAGCCGGGCACGAAGATCACCGACATCCAGCTCGACCGGGTCTTCATCGGCTCTTGCACCAACGGCCGCATCGAGGACCTGCGCGCCGCGGCAAAGATCGCCGAAGGCCGCAAGGTCGATCCGCGCGTGGATGCCATGGTCGTGCCGGGCTCCGGCCTGGTGAAGGCGCAGGCGGAGAAGGAGGGTCTCGACCGGATCTTCAAGGATGCCGGTTTCGACTGGCGCGAACCGGGCTGCTCCATGTGCCTGGCCATGAACGACGACCGGCTGAAGCCGCAGGAACGGTGCGCCTCCACCTCTAACCGGAACTTCGAGGGCCGGCAGGGCTTCAAGGGCCGCACCCATCTCGTATCGCCGGCCATGGCGGCCGCCGCCGCGATCGCCGGCCGCTTCGTGGACATCCGCGACTGGAAGTGACGATCAGGCAGGCCGCCATCTCGGCGGCCTCCCGCTTTCTCACGCGCATGATCGGGTTCGTTTTGGCGTCGGCTTTCCTGCCGATCCGTCTGGATGAGGCGGATTAACGAGTTTTTGGTCTCCCTGCCCTATTAGTCCTTACTGATAGGTGTGGGAACCACGATGAGTCAGGCCGGATACATCCTTGCCATCAACATTTTGGTGGCGGGGCTCTTTGCGAGCGCGTTCGCATGGGCGGCAACGTACGAGAAGGTTTCCCGACCTGCCCGCTGGATCGTCGCGGGCTTCCTCCTGGGCATGGCGAGCTTCGGTGCGGAGTGGCTGATCGCAGTCGCAGACGACGCGCGCTTTTTCGTCTTCGCCTCCTTTGCCCTGTCGATCACGGCGTTCGCGCTCTTCGATGCCGGCCTGGCGCGGGCCTACCGCCAGCCGATCCCGTGGACGCTGCTGCTGGGCATCCTCGCCGTTTCGCTGCCGCTGAACCTCGCGATCTACGACATGCCGCGCACGTCGCCCGTGCGCGACGTGCTCTACCAATTTCCGTACTTCCTGATGCAGATGGTCGGCGCCTGGATCGTGGCGCGCGCCAAATCGCCGCGCCCGCTCGACAAGGCGCTGGGCGTGCTGCTCGCGGTCAGCGGACTGCAGTTCCTCGTCAAGCCCTATCTGGCAGTCGCCTTCGGGACCGGTGACCGGCCGCAGGCCTATGTCGACACCTTTTATGCCGTGCTGTCGCAATCGATGGGCGCTGTGCTGATCGTGGCAGTGGGCCTGATGATGCTCGTGATCCTCTTGCGCGACGTTCTGGCCGAGGCAACGGTCAGATCGGAGACGGATCCTCTCACCGGGCTGCTCAACCGGCGTGGCTTTGAGCAGCGGGCGCGGACGATCGCACAGCGCCTGGCGACGCCGAAACTGCCGGCATCCATCGTCATCTGCGACCTCGACCACTTCAAGTCGGTGAACGACCGCTTCGGGCATGCGGTCGGCGACAAGGTGATTTCGGCATTCGCCAAACAGCTGCACGATGCAGTCTCGGAAAACCACATCGCCGGACGAATCGGCGGCGAGGAATTCGCCGTCATCCTGCCCGGTGTCGACGGTGCCTCGGCGCGGCTGTTCGCGGAGGGGATCCGCAGCGCGTTCGCCGCGGCGGCAATCGAGGGGGCGCCAACCGATCTTCGGCCGACGGCCAGCTTCGGCGTCGCGGAGCTCACCCGGACCGATACGCTCTCGGACATGCTGCGCCGCGCCGATCTGGCCCTCTACGAGGCCAAGGACGCCGGACGGGACTGCGTGCGGGTCGCACGTCCCTACTTTTCCGGCGGCTCCGAGGAGCGGCGCGCCCTTCGGGACGGCTGAAAGGTCTGCCTACCCCTACTTCGCCGCGACCTGCGCGTTGCCGGTGGCGAGACCGTAGTCGCGCATCTGGTCGGCGGACAGATAGTAGAGCGAGCGCGGCGGGGTATCGAGCGCATGCAACCAGAGCGCCGCGTCGACGCCCATGGCGGCGAGATGGCGCGAGATGCGCGCGGTGGTCGCCTGCGCGTCGGCCATTGCCTGGGCCGGATTGCCGGGATCGGCGCTGACGGAATAAAACTGGTGCACCCCGACGGCGGCCTTGGCGCTGATCGTCCGGTTCGTTCCGCCAGCGAGGATCAGCGGGCACGAGGAAGCGCACAGTGCGCCGTCCTCGACCGTGGTGGCAAGGCCGCGCTCGCGGATCAGCGTCGCCATTCCGATGGCGTCGTCCAGCGACCCGCCGGGCGAATTCAGCGAGACCGTCTCGACGTATTCGCCGCGCGCGGCGAGTTCGGTTTCGAAACGCGCCTTCGACCCGTTGTCGATGTAGCCCTCGACGGCGAGCACTCCGCCGGGCCGCAAGGTGAACGCAACCGGGGCGCGGAGCGCCGTCTCGTCGGTGGTGAGGTTATCACGTGGGTCGACCGTAAGCGAAGCGCCCTCGCCGCCGCTGACGGTAACCGCTGGGGGCAGCACCGCCGGCGCGGCCAGGTGACTGGTCGGTTCGCTGGAAAACAGCGGCTGGTTGCCCCACAGGTCCTGAAAATCGAAGACCAGCACGCCGATGGCTCCGGCGAGCAATCCGCGGAACGCCCAGCGTATCACTTCGCCCTCGTCGAAACGGGCGAAATAGCGCATCACGGCGTTTCCGCCCCCCGCCTCTCGAGGGATCGCCGGACTGCCGGCCAGGTCTGCGTCTTTGGCGCTCACGGGTCCTGCCTCTTGCGTTCGGAAAAGGGAATGGGAGTGACGTTCTCGCCAGCGGACTGGCGGCTGGGTATCGGCGCGGCGGCCGGCTCTGCCTCGTTTGGAGCCGCCACGGGGGTTTCAGCGGGCGGCGCGACGGCGGCGCGACGCGCCACCAAGGCGTCGTGGAGTTCGAGCGAGCGCAGCATGTCCGCGGCGGTGACCCGGTCGGCATCGGCGAGATGTTCGTCACCGCGCCGGATGGCGCCCTGAACGACGCCCATGATGGCGACGAGCACGCCGGGCAGGAGATCGATCGAGATGGCGCCGGCCCAGCTCGGAATGAAGTCGCCGGCGTAACGCAGCACGGCCTCGGCCGAGGAAAGGGGCACGTAGCGCCGCTCGGCGACCTTGGGCTGGGCTAGGATCTCGGCGGCGGCGTCCGACAGAGCCTTCGACTGCGCATCGACCGAAGCGCGGATCGTGGCCATCACCTGGTCCTGGCGCCCGGCGAGATCGGCGGTGCTGCCGTCGGCGACCGGTGCGATGAACCCGCCGGAAAGGTCCGCCGCGGCGCGCGCGACCGACGGCGCGATCGATGTCTGTTCGAGCGAGGCGATCACGCCGGCAAGCGCCACGGCCTCCTCGGCGAACCGGTCCGAGCGGGGAGCGATGGCGCCCGATTCGGAGACGAGGCCGCGCATGGCGGCCAGCCGTTCCTGGCCCTCTTGGAAGAGTTGCGCGACCTCCTCCTGCGTTGCGCGGATGTTGGCTTCGAGTTCGCGCATCTGCGCCGACATCTGCGTGAGGAGCTGGACGACGCTGCCTGAGCCCGAGGTGCCCGTCAGCGCCCCGGAACTGCGCTCGTCGTCGGCAAGCCGCGCGAATCGCTCTTCCGCGCGCTGGATGTCGGGCAGCAGCGACAGCGCCCCCAACGCATTGGTGTTGGCCTGGTCGAGATCGGCCGTATAGTCCTCCAGCGTCTCGGCGAGATGCTGCTCGACGGCGGCCGAACCCGCCAGTGCCGCGGCGT
This region includes:
- a CDS encoding class I SAM-dependent DNA methyltransferase; the encoded protein is MNDKRALDLVYAASTPEELADAYAAWAASYDRETAELGYCLPFLITSWVTRHVAKGDGPLLDVGCGTGLTGPYLKALGHEAIEGLDLSADMLRIAESRGAYTALKQAELGKDLPWQDGHFRAVFSTGVFTEGHAPATAVDEIVRITRPGGHVILTVRDSILETAGFLARFSDLEASGKWRSVEESPPFRAFAIAEPEVLVKAFVFRVS
- a CDS encoding putative quinol monooxygenase, with the protein product MITLTATIRCKPGAEDVVRAALVEVGDFAAKNEPRTLSFFVTAGDTPGVFVTHERFADRAAMEAHNAGAGSKGFFAATEGLLAGVDVVTGSEIFPPT
- a CDS encoding MgtC/SapB family protein; protein product: MQELLDDIGHTTWLPFSVIAGRLALAAVLGGMVGFEREWRERPAGLRTHILVCLAAAIVAILSIEITHSSYFDGENVRIDPIRLIEAVTAGVAFLAAGLIVFAKGEIHGLTTGAGMWLAGAIGLACGLGYWSIAVYATVLALIVLVLLRLVEKKLNMKEEGDGLNGPSRGETERPAAGSRKPKR
- the leuC gene encoding 3-isopropylmalate dehydratase large subunit, giving the protein MTAPRTLYDKIFDDHVVDRQEDGTCLLYIDRHLVHEVTSPQAFEGLRMAGRQVRHPEKTLAVVDHNVPTSPDRKFGIKNEESRIQVDALATNAADFGIEYYDAADMRQGIVHIIGPEQGFTLPGMTIVCGDSHTSTHGAFGALAHGIGTSEVEHVLATQTLIQNKAKNMLVRVDGQLPEGVTAKDIILAIIGEIGTAGGTGYVIEYAGEAIRSLSMEGRMTVCNMSIEGGARAGLIAPDEKTYEYINGRPKAPTGAAWDMAKAYWETLKTDEGAHFDKVVVLNAAELPPVVTWGSSPEDVISVTGVVPNPDDIADENKRNSKRRALEYMGLQPGTKITDIQLDRVFIGSCTNGRIEDLRAAAKIAEGRKVDPRVDAMVVPGSGLVKAQAEKEGLDRIFKDAGFDWREPGCSMCLAMNDDRLKPQERCASTSNRNFEGRQGFKGRTHLVSPAMAAAAAIAGRFVDIRDWK
- a CDS encoding sensor domain-containing diguanylate cyclase, giving the protein MSQAGYILAINILVAGLFASAFAWAATYEKVSRPARWIVAGFLLGMASFGAEWLIAVADDARFFVFASFALSITAFALFDAGLARAYRQPIPWTLLLGILAVSLPLNLAIYDMPRTSPVRDVLYQFPYFLMQMVGAWIVARAKSPRPLDKALGVLLAVSGLQFLVKPYLAVAFGTGDRPQAYVDTFYAVLSQSMGAVLIVAVGLMMLVILLRDVLAEATVRSETDPLTGLLNRRGFEQRARTIAQRLATPKLPASIVICDLDHFKSVNDRFGHAVGDKVISAFAKQLHDAVSENHIAGRIGGEEFAVILPGVDGASARLFAEGIRSAFAAAAIEGAPTDLRPTASFGVAELTRTDTLSDMLRRADLALYEAKDAGRDCVRVARPYFSGGSEERRALRDG